A single Crateriforma conspicua DNA region contains:
- the mscL gene encoding large conductance mechanosensitive channel protein MscL, with the protein MKFIEDFKKFALRGNVIDLAIGFTVGAAFTTVVKSLVNDILMPPIGLVSGNADFSDLFFVLNLPDGVQRPEGGFQTLAAAQNVGAVTINYGVFLNNCLALFIIALAMFLIIRIANHVDEELDEAFGDTPPPGEPTEKKCDFCRTKIAYRATRCPHCTSQLSVPDAVARDRSLAGGPTS; encoded by the coding sequence ATGAAATTTATCGAAGACTTCAAGAAGTTCGCATTGCGTGGCAACGTCATTGACTTGGCCATCGGTTTCACCGTCGGTGCGGCGTTCACCACGGTGGTCAAGTCGCTGGTCAATGACATCTTGATGCCGCCGATCGGGTTGGTGTCCGGCAATGCTGACTTTTCGGATTTGTTCTTTGTTTTGAACCTGCCTGACGGCGTGCAGCGTCCCGAGGGCGGATTTCAGACATTGGCTGCCGCGCAGAACGTCGGTGCAGTGACGATCAATTACGGCGTCTTTCTAAACAATTGCTTGGCGTTGTTCATCATTGCCTTGGCCATGTTCCTGATCATCCGCATCGCCAACCACGTCGACGAAGAACTGGACGAAGCGTTTGGCGACACGCCGCCACCGGGCGAACCGACCGAAAAGAAATGTGACTTTTGTCGAACCAAGATCGCCTACCGAGCGACTCGGTGTCCGCATTGCACATCACAACTGTCGGTACCTGACGCGGTGGCACGCGATCGGAGTTTGGCCGGCGGTCCCACTTCTTAA
- a CDS encoding Y4yA family PLP-dependent enzyme: MPTPTDTITEQATSPDNDSSFDRYCQGVPPLSARIEPWMVQFLSAAEFPQRIEPYGSPVNVLNPHRMADNVAELNQIASERQVDFRIFFARKANKCLSFVDQAHQLGIGVDTASEIELEQTLDRNLPPEDVICTAAVKSESLIRRCLEFGICMAIDNHDELERVRSLAATHQKQAIVALRLSGFLHGTQRLESRFGFDCERDRDLSQIPVDDRIRIVGLHFHLDGYDPHQRVTAIGESIRWIKCLRAAGHHPRFIDMGGGLPVCYLKHQEQWDHFWDRHAESLRGRTDEVTYNRNPLSRSVHQANVGPPQSMYPYYQRQTRATWFATVLDSNVGGQTVAQALKENELQLRCEPGRSLLDGCGITIARIEFRKQDTRGRWLLGLSMNRTQCRTTSDDFLVDPLLIPSTSETRPTVEGYLVGAYCMESELLSWRKFRFPSGVGTGDHLVFPNTAGYLMHFLESRSHQFPLAKNLVIGADGVADLRLDDIDR, from the coding sequence ATGCCCACACCCACTGACACCATCACGGAACAAGCGACATCGCCTGACAACGATTCATCGTTTGACCGATATTGCCAAGGCGTTCCGCCGTTGTCCGCGCGCATCGAACCGTGGATGGTTCAGTTCTTAAGTGCCGCGGAATTTCCTCAGCGGATTGAGCCGTACGGGTCACCCGTTAACGTGTTGAATCCGCACCGGATGGCCGACAACGTAGCCGAGTTGAATCAGATCGCTTCGGAGCGTCAGGTTGACTTTCGCATCTTCTTTGCACGCAAAGCCAACAAGTGTTTGTCCTTCGTCGATCAAGCACATCAACTGGGTATCGGCGTCGATACGGCCAGCGAAATCGAACTGGAACAAACGCTCGATCGAAATCTGCCGCCCGAAGACGTGATCTGCACCGCCGCGGTAAAATCGGAATCTCTGATCCGGCGATGCCTGGAATTCGGGATCTGCATGGCGATCGACAACCATGACGAACTTGAGCGTGTTCGCTCTCTGGCGGCCACTCACCAAAAGCAAGCCATCGTCGCGTTGCGGCTGAGCGGGTTCCTGCATGGAACCCAACGACTGGAATCGCGATTCGGATTCGATTGTGAACGCGACCGTGACTTGTCCCAGATTCCCGTCGATGATCGAATTCGAATCGTCGGTCTTCATTTTCATCTGGACGGGTACGATCCGCATCAACGCGTCACTGCCATCGGTGAATCCATTCGTTGGATCAAATGTTTGCGGGCCGCCGGTCATCATCCTCGTTTCATCGACATGGGTGGTGGTCTGCCGGTGTGTTATCTGAAACACCAAGAACAGTGGGACCATTTCTGGGACCGGCATGCCGAATCACTTCGCGGACGAACCGACGAAGTGACTTACAATCGGAATCCGCTTTCTCGCTCGGTCCATCAGGCCAATGTCGGTCCACCGCAGTCGATGTATCCGTATTACCAGCGTCAGACCCGTGCGACTTGGTTTGCGACCGTCCTGGATTCCAATGTGGGCGGCCAAACCGTGGCTCAGGCTTTGAAAGAAAACGAACTGCAATTGCGCTGTGAACCTGGACGCAGCCTGTTGGACGGATGCGGAATCACGATTGCACGAATTGAGTTTCGAAAGCAAGACACACGCGGACGCTGGCTGCTGGGCTTGTCGATGAATCGCACCCAGTGCCGCACGACCAGCGATGACTTCTTGGTCGATCCACTGCTGATCCCATCCACTTCCGAAACGCGACCGACCGTCGAAGGCTATCTGGTGGGAGCGTACTGTATGGAATCGGAGCTTTTATCTTGGCGAAAGTTTCGTTTTCCCAGCGGCGTCGGTACCGGTGACCATCTTGTGTTTCCCAACACTGCCGGCTATCTGATGCACTTCTTAGAAAGCCGATCGCATCAATTTCCGCTGGCCAAAAACTTGGTAATCGGTGCCGATGGGGTCGCCGACCTACGATTGGACGACATTGATCGCTGA
- a CDS encoding catalase, giving the protein MSDSKPQCPYQTQQFGRPVDDNQHSQTAGPRGAMLMQDVHLVEKMAHFNRERIPERVVHAKGYGAFGTFTVTNDITEYCMADLFSKVGKKTETFARFSTVGGESGSADTARDPRGFALKFYTDQGVWDLVGNNTPIFFIRDPLKFSDFIRTQKRHPQTHLQPHWRRWDFWGQVPEALHQVMFLYSDRGTPKSARFMNGYGSHTFSMYNADGVRHWVKFHFKTQQGIENFSDDEAIAMAGKAPDYSTRDLHDAIENGDFPQWKMCIQVMPESDAADYHWHPFDLTKVWPHDDYPLIEVGTFELNRNPSNYFQDVEQAAFEPGNLVDGIGLSPDRMLQNRVLSYPDAHRYRMGVNYHQIPVNQPRCPYATYHRDGTMRVDGNGGGTVDYEPNTMDGPKETGRRNEPPMPVHGDGDRYDEFPCDDKDYFGQPKLFWEKVLDEGARERLCTAISNSMLDSPERIRNAMLNQFEKVHPDFAEGVKSRLDAPAEEPIPIA; this is encoded by the coding sequence ATGTCCGATTCCAAACCGCAGTGCCCCTATCAAACACAACAGTTCGGTCGCCCTGTCGACGACAACCAGCACTCACAAACCGCGGGTCCACGCGGTGCCATGTTGATGCAAGATGTCCATCTGGTTGAAAAGATGGCTCACTTCAACCGCGAACGCATTCCCGAGCGGGTCGTTCACGCGAAGGGTTACGGCGCTTTCGGTACCTTTACCGTGACCAACGATATCACCGAATACTGCATGGCGGATTTGTTCAGCAAGGTCGGTAAGAAGACCGAGACGTTCGCCCGATTTTCTACCGTTGGCGGTGAGAGTGGATCCGCCGACACCGCGCGTGATCCCCGCGGTTTTGCATTGAAGTTCTACACAGACCAGGGCGTGTGGGACTTGGTCGGGAACAACACGCCGATCTTCTTTATTCGTGATCCGTTGAAGTTCAGCGATTTCATTCGGACACAAAAACGACATCCACAAACCCATTTGCAACCCCACTGGCGACGCTGGGATTTCTGGGGTCAGGTCCCCGAAGCCCTTCACCAGGTGATGTTTTTGTACAGCGATCGTGGCACGCCGAAAAGCGCACGTTTCATGAACGGTTATGGAAGCCACACCTTCAGCATGTACAACGCCGATGGCGTACGTCATTGGGTGAAATTCCACTTTAAAACCCAACAGGGCATCGAGAACTTCAGCGACGATGAAGCGATTGCGATGGCGGGCAAGGCTCCGGACTATTCCACACGCGACCTGCATGACGCGATTGAAAACGGCGATTTCCCACAGTGGAAGATGTGTATCCAAGTGATGCCGGAATCCGACGCGGCCGACTATCACTGGCACCCCTTTGACCTGACCAAGGTCTGGCCACACGACGATTATCCGTTGATCGAAGTCGGCACCTTTGAACTGAATCGCAATCCGTCGAATTATTTCCAAGACGTCGAACAAGCGGCGTTTGAACCGGGCAACTTGGTCGACGGCATCGGCCTTAGCCCGGACCGGATGTTGCAAAACCGAGTGCTCAGCTATCCCGACGCACACCGCTATCGCATGGGCGTGAATTATCATCAGATTCCCGTCAACCAACCGCGTTGTCCGTATGCGACCTACCATCGCGATGGCACGATGCGAGTCGATGGCAATGGTGGCGGCACGGTCGACTATGAACCGAACACGATGGACGGTCCCAAAGAAACGGGTCGACGGAATGAACCACCGATGCCGGTCCATGGCGATGGCGATCGTTACGATGAATTCCCTTGTGACGACAAGGACTACTTTGGCCAGCCGAAACTCTTTTGGGAAAAGGTTCTGGACGAAGGTGCCCGCGAACGTTTGTGCACGGCCATTTCAAACTCGATGCTTGATAGCCCCGAACGCATCCGAAACGCCATGCTGAACCAGTTTGAAAAAGTTCATCCCGATTTCGCCGAAGGCGTGAAGTCGCGATTGGATGCTCCCGCCGAAGAACCCATTCCGATCGCATGA
- a CDS encoding DUF1328 domain-containing protein — translation MLYWAAVFFIIALVAGLLGFGGIAGGASTIAQVLFVVFLVLFVISLLFGRRGRVG, via the coding sequence ATGCTTTACTGGGCAGCCGTCTTTTTCATCATCGCTTTGGTCGCGGGCTTGTTAGGTTTCGGCGGAATTGCAGGCGGAGCCTCCACCATCGCTCAAGTCCTGTTCGTCGTCTTTCTGGTCCTGTTTGTGATCAGCTTGCTGTTCGGTCGACGCGGACGCGTGGGATAA
- a CDS encoding MATE family efflux transporter → MLRDERRTANQRKPERRESSEFGYAALLKVAVPLAATVGCFSITLFTDRTLLMWYEPTSSAASVAAGNLYWAVACIPVSAMGYVTPLVALQMGRRDRRLANIRIWSLIWQCIWMAAASVPVFSLIGWASPILFQAFDHEPALAKAEAGYFRILLWIAPASMLEAGLTAFFVGRRITRPILRMNLFSAVVNVGLDVWLIFGGLGVPAMGVRGAALATVLAMWLKVSGFALLMTRLRSFARYRADAWKPDLSVAAKIVGPGSALGVQQLIRSALFSFILLVIGAASVDGLAATSATLSLYQLLSIPVIGLATAVTVVTGQAFAGHGRDVASHVIRRGLVLGLITAGIISMLLLFATDPLLQIPLRGVDGDRRDQIHKIANVLMVYAAIYGIADIIGLLLGAAAKGLGRTTIILAATAGSGIAVVGSAWWIRPHDETAVSFWWSALVIWAVIQAGWIELHLHRLQIDNFPTTGRSGHSRPTG, encoded by the coding sequence ATGCTGCGTGATGAACGCCGAACCGCGAATCAACGCAAGCCAGAGCGACGGGAATCAAGCGAGTTCGGTTATGCGGCTTTGTTGAAGGTGGCCGTACCCTTGGCGGCAACCGTTGGCTGTTTTTCGATCACGCTTTTTACCGATCGGACGTTGTTGATGTGGTATGAACCCACGTCGTCCGCAGCCTCGGTGGCGGCGGGGAATCTCTATTGGGCAGTGGCCTGCATTCCCGTCAGCGCAATGGGTTATGTAACACCTTTGGTGGCGTTGCAGATGGGTCGGCGAGATCGACGTCTGGCAAACATCCGGATCTGGTCGCTGATCTGGCAATGCATTTGGATGGCTGCCGCCAGTGTGCCCGTCTTTAGCTTGATTGGATGGGCCAGCCCAATTCTTTTTCAAGCGTTTGACCACGAACCGGCACTCGCGAAAGCGGAAGCCGGATACTTTCGCATTCTGTTGTGGATCGCCCCGGCATCGATGTTGGAAGCCGGGCTGACGGCATTCTTCGTGGGGCGGCGGATCACGCGTCCGATTCTGCGGATGAATCTTTTTTCCGCTGTGGTGAATGTTGGTTTGGACGTTTGGCTGATCTTCGGCGGCCTTGGCGTTCCGGCGATGGGAGTCCGCGGCGCGGCGCTCGCGACCGTCTTGGCGATGTGGCTAAAGGTTTCCGGGTTCGCATTGCTAATGACGCGTTTGCGATCCTTCGCAAGGTATCGAGCCGATGCATGGAAGCCGGATTTGTCGGTGGCCGCGAAGATTGTGGGACCTGGATCCGCTTTGGGCGTTCAGCAATTGATCCGGTCGGCGTTGTTCAGTTTCATCTTGCTGGTCATTGGCGCCGCGTCGGTCGATGGGTTGGCGGCGACGTCGGCGACGCTTTCTCTATATCAACTGTTGTCGATTCCGGTCATCGGGCTGGCGACCGCCGTGACGGTGGTCACCGGTCAAGCCTTTGCCGGACATGGACGTGACGTCGCTTCGCACGTGATTCGACGTGGTCTGGTATTGGGTCTGATAACGGCGGGGATCATCAGCATGTTGTTGCTGTTCGCAACCGATCCTTTACTTCAAATCCCGCTGCGCGGCGTCGACGGAGACAGAAGGGACCAGATCCACAAGATCGCCAATGTGCTGATGGTCTATGCCGCGATATATGGGATCGCCGATATCATCGGGTTGCTACTGGGAGCGGCGGCCAAGGGACTCGGACGGACCACGATCATTTTGGCTGCCACGGCCGGTTCCGGTATCGCAGTCGTAGGATCGGCGTGGTGGATTCGCCCGCACGACGAAACCGCGGTTTCGTTTTGGTGGTCAGCTTTGGTGATATGGGCCGTGATCCAGGCCGGGTGGATTGAATTGCATTTGCACCGCTTGCAGATCGATAATTTTCCGACCACCGGTCGGTCAGGGCATTCAAGACCGACCGGTTAG